A window of the Brassica napus cultivar Da-Ae chromosome C5, Da-Ae, whole genome shotgun sequence genome harbors these coding sequences:
- the LOC125587513 gene encoding uncharacterized protein LOC125587513 yields MGDSVPLKLALPELKYPIGSQPKQKSAINQYSGSEYISIVDSILKPDEMIRVRGSFLGPIMKLSERGLKLSAKMVYAILTRSIVSVKENEAWFHFGAQPMRFSIREFHMMTGLKCSGALEGPRRETNRFNWELLKGRSHKLSDVVEQLRNTREDASEERVCLAMLILVESILLRKSKGGSFPLEYAKNAQDMTYPWGKEAYIVLLKSIQNAVANHLENKSKFELQGYPLVFLLWILESIPLLRNKFSKCVPTVDVPGPTYLCEKYTEVENPSLDRVLQVEADTKVSFSKYMFLSLFGFFFLICFSLVFLKILSAEGPLHTTFYSS; encoded by the coding sequence atgggAGATTCAGTACCTCTAAAACTAGCACTGCCAGAGCTGAAGTATCCTATTGGTTCACAGCCAAAGCAAAAGTCAGCAATCAACCAATATTCCGGCTCAGAGTATATCTCCATTGTTGACAGCATCCTAAAACCAGATGAGATGATAAGAGTCCGAGGATCATTTCTGGGACCTATAATGAAGCTCAGTGAGAGAGGATTGAAGTTATCAGCAAAGATGGTCTACGCCATTCTCACTAGAAGCATCGTTTCTGTCAAGGAGAATGAAGCCTGGTTCCATTTCGGTGCGCAGCCAATGAGGTTCTCTATAAGAGAATTTCATATGATGACAGGCTTGAAATGTAGTGGTGCATTAGAAGGACCACGAAGGGAAACCAATAGATTTAATTGGGAATTGCTAAAGGGGCGTAGTCATAAGTTAAGTGACGTGGTGGAACAGCtcagaaacacaagagaagatgcTTCTGAGGAGAGAGTATGCCTCGCAATGCTCATCCTGGTAGAGAGCATATTATTGCGGAAGAGCAAAGGAGGGAGTTTTCCTTTGGAATATGCGAAAAATGCACAGGATATGACATATCCATGGGGGAAAGAGGCTTACATTGTGCTCCTGAAGTCAATTCAAAACGCTGTCGCGAATCATTTGGAGAATAAATCCAAATTTGagttgcaaggttatcctctagTATTCCTTCTTTGGATACTAGAGTCGATTCCTTTGCTAAGGAATAAGTTCAGTAAGTGTGTACCAACAGTTGATGTTCCTGGGCCGACTTACTTGTGTGAAAAATACACTGAGGTAGAGAATCCATCACTTGATAGGGTTTTACAGGTTGAAGCTGATACAAAGGTAAGCTTTTCCAAGTATATGTTTCTCAGTTtatttggcttcttctttttaatatgtttctcattggtttttttaaaaatactctCAGCTGAAGGTCCATTGCATACTACCTTCTATTCCTCATGA
- the LOC106448851 gene encoding uncharacterized protein LOC106448851, with protein sequence MLLNVYQVDRSEFEVKDETMKFVVDLEKRHCTCNVFDIDKIPCIHAIAAAKHIKRDENFFVDASHLTETWAKAYAESIHPGGELSTSTYPENIDELSCPPPATKKKSGRPPTKRKRSVGEFGVPGSKSQSHKCSRCGTGGHNKSTCERPIG encoded by the coding sequence ATGTTGTTGAATGTGTATCAAGTTGATCGAAGCGAGTTTGAGGTGAAGGATGAAACAATGAAGTTTGTTGTTGACTTGGAGAAGCGGCATTGCACATGTAATGTTTTCGACATTGACAAGATCCCCTGCATCCATGCCATCGCTGCTGCTAAGCATATCAAGAGAGATGAAAACTTTTTTGTTGATGCTTCTCACTTGACAGAAACGTGGGCTAAAGCTTACGCTGAAAGCATACATCCTGGTGGAGAGTTGTCAACGTCCACCTATCCAGAGAATATTGATGAACTGTCTTGCCCACCTCCagctaccaaaaagaaaagtggACGCCCTcctacaaagagaaagagatctgTTGGCGAGTTTGGGGTTCCTGGATCTAAATCTCAGTCCCACAAGTGCAGCAGATGTGGCACAGGAGGGCACAACAAGAGCACATGCGAGAGGCCTATAGGATGa